The proteins below come from a single Zhouia spongiae genomic window:
- the yidC gene encoding membrane protein insertase YidC, with product MEEKKFDINSIVGFVLIGAILMWVLYNNKPTEEELQAEKAKQEQVEKAKQENQEATAVTSGQQAAVDLTDSVALAGYKDALGAFGYSAALPSATENITTIANDLVELKINNKGGQIVEARMKNFTTYDSIPVYLVRDGNASFNLSFATTDNRNLNTQDLYFEPTLTKSGENQVLSMKLKVSNDKYLEYRYELKPNDYMVNFTIRSQGLGGVVNSSQPVKLDWNMKTIRHSKSITYENRYTRLTYKHEDDKTSKLSPTGNDDEAIETVKWLAYRHHFFMATLISNVPFKTADITSEDLVEEESAEAQYTKAYTASIPLEWQGGEINQNLNWYYGPTDFKILKQYKDLELADAVPFGWGIFGVINKYVFTPLYDVLSSFLPYGIAIIVMTILVRLLMSPITYKSYLSQAKMKVIRPEVTEINEKYKDQPMKKQQETMKLYSKAGVNPMSGCIPALLQLPIFYALFMFFPTAFLLRQKSFLWADDLSSYDAIAKLPFKIPFYGDHVSLFPILASIAIFIYMRMTTGQQQMMQQPAQEGMPDMGKMMKVMIYISPLLMLFFFNNYASGLSLYYFISNLITILIMLFIKKYVIDEDKIHAQIQENKKKPKKESKFQRKMREMMEQAEAQKNAKK from the coding sequence ATGGAAGAAAAAAAGTTTGATATTAATTCTATAGTAGGTTTCGTTCTTATCGGGGCTATACTAATGTGGGTACTTTATAACAATAAGCCTACAGAAGAAGAATTACAAGCCGAAAAGGCAAAACAAGAACAAGTAGAAAAAGCTAAACAGGAGAATCAGGAAGCTACTGCCGTAACATCGGGTCAGCAGGCAGCGGTCGATCTTACAGACTCTGTGGCTTTGGCAGGATACAAAGATGCTTTAGGAGCTTTTGGTTATTCGGCTGCACTACCTTCGGCAACAGAAAATATTACAACAATAGCGAATGACCTGGTTGAATTAAAAATCAACAATAAGGGAGGGCAAATTGTAGAAGCCAGAATGAAGAATTTTACTACCTATGACTCGATACCGGTTTATTTGGTGAGAGACGGTAACGCTTCATTCAATTTAAGCTTTGCAACTACAGATAACAGAAATTTAAATACGCAAGACCTGTACTTCGAGCCTACGCTTACCAAAAGTGGTGAAAACCAGGTGTTGTCTATGAAACTCAAGGTTTCTAACGATAAATATCTGGAGTATCGTTATGAATTGAAGCCCAATGATTATATGGTAAATTTTACCATCAGGTCGCAGGGGCTTGGTGGTGTTGTTAATTCCAGTCAGCCTGTTAAACTCGACTGGAATATGAAAACGATCCGTCATTCAAAAAGTATTACTTATGAAAACAGGTATACCAGGCTTACATACAAGCATGAAGACGATAAAACCAGTAAACTGAGTCCTACCGGAAATGATGACGAAGCTATTGAAACTGTTAAGTGGCTGGCCTACAGACATCATTTCTTTATGGCTACTTTAATCTCTAATGTTCCGTTTAAAACAGCTGATATTACATCAGAAGATTTGGTAGAGGAAGAAAGTGCCGAGGCACAGTATACAAAAGCGTATACGGCGTCTATACCACTGGAGTGGCAAGGTGGTGAAATCAACCAGAACCTAAACTGGTATTACGGGCCAACAGACTTTAAAATATTAAAGCAGTATAAAGATTTAGAACTTGCTGATGCAGTTCCTTTCGGATGGGGAATTTTCGGAGTGATCAACAAGTATGTCTTTACTCCGCTTTATGATGTTTTAAGTTCTTTCCTTCCTTATGGTATTGCTATTATAGTTATGACCATTTTGGTAAGACTTCTAATGTCTCCTATTACTTACAAATCATACTTGTCACAGGCCAAGATGAAAGTTATTCGTCCGGAAGTGACAGAGATCAATGAGAAGTATAAGGATCAGCCAATGAAAAAGCAGCAAGAAACAATGAAGCTTTATAGCAAGGCCGGTGTAAATCCAATGAGCGGTTGTATTCCCGCTTTGTTGCAACTGCCAATATTTTATGCATTGTTTATGTTTTTCCCGACAGCATTTTTATTGAGACAAAAGAGTTTTTTATGGGCGGACGATTTATCATCGTATGATGCAATAGCAAAACTTCCGTTTAAAATCCCATTCTATGGAGACCACGTGAGTTTGTTTCCGATTCTGGCGTCGATAGCAATTTTTATCTATATGAGGATGACCACCGGTCAGCAGCAAATGATGCAGCAACCTGCTCAGGAGGGAATGCCTGATATGGGGAAAATGATGAAGGTGATGATATACATTTCACCGCTATTAATGTTGTTCTTCTTTAATAATTACGCAAGCGGATTAAGTTTGTATTACTTCATATCGAACCTCATTACAATCCTCATCATGTTATTTATTAAGAAGTATGTAATCGATGAAGATAAAATTCATGCGCAGATTCAGGAGAATAAAAAGAAGCCTAAAAAGGAAAGTAAGTTTCAAAGGAAAATGCGTGAAATGATGGAGCAGGCAGAAGCTCAAAAAAACGCTAAAAAATAA